A window of Fragaria vesca subsp. vesca linkage group LG7, FraVesHawaii_1.0, whole genome shotgun sequence contains these coding sequences:
- the LOC101296030 gene encoding uncharacterized protein LOC101296030 isoform 1, whose protein sequence is MENQQAGYELISMTYTWTIENFSKIKTRKHYSDGFVVGDFKWRIVVYPKGSNGKQYLSMYLNVADASMLPSGWTRYADFTLTVVNQFNSDKSITIDTQHQFSAKKSDWGFTSFMPLSELYDPNEGYIVDDVCIVEAEVAVSKADIKALKDQETAFLEQELQSQSSDVESVKYSDASTAHTSLCSEKMLGFHDALIPRPIQTNVDSPQAPRLKIKPRSDEVLPYQETDSPVGPPIVDESDEAPSSPVDELIDFRGLGKIDKTFVPLLEEVCLWHPSLISCQRKRSRMFSEWAFTALGRVLHFLKTTKVKDMMEESCEHDPCEHLQVLWEEVEAFRFDLSWLEPFVQSALGIKKFGEREGVLKKLRDDVDALDTEIKGLRERLAVVEVAHRVAKRDLTKAEESFSEAYMNSKLGYGRH, encoded by the exons ATGGAAAACCAGCAAGCAGGTTATGAGCTTATATCCATGACATACACCTGGACCATCGAAAACTTCTCCAAGATCAAAACCCGGAAACATTACTCCGATGGTTTCGTCGTCGGCGATTTCAAATG GCGGATTGTGGTATATCCAAAGGGGAGCAATGGGAAGCAATACTTGTCCATGTACTTGAATGTCGCAGATGCTTCAATGTTACCATCTGGGTGGACTAGATATGCCGACTTCACCTTGACTGTCGTTAATCAATTTAACAGCGACAAGTCTATAACAATAG ACACTCAGCATCAGTTTAGTGCAAAGAAAAGTGATTGGGGCTTCACATCCTTCATGCCTCTAAGTGAGCTCTATGACCCGAATGAAGGGTATATTGTGGATGACGTATGTATTGTCGAAGCTGAGGTTGCAGTCAGTAAAGCTGACATTAAGGCTCTAAAAGACCAAGAAACTGCCTTTCTTGAGCAGGAACTTCAAAGTCAGTCTTCAGATGTGGAGTCTGTGAAATATTCAGATGCTTCAACAGCACATACATCACTTTGTTCTGAAAAGATGCTTGGTTTTCACGATGCACTAATTCCTCGCCCTATTCAGACAAACGTTGATTCTCCACAAGCTCCACGCTTGAAAATAAAACCAAGATCTGATGAAGTGCTTCCTTACCAGGAGACTGATAGCCCAGTTGGCCCTCCCATAGTTGATGAAAGCGATGAAGCTCCTTCCTCCCCAGTTGATGAGCTCATAGATTTCAGGGGGTTAGGGAAAATAGATAAAACTTTTGTTCCACTGCTGGAAGAAGTCTGTTTGTGGCATCCTTCGTTGATTAGCTGCCAGAGGAAAAGAAGTCGCATGTTTAGTGAATGGGCATTCACAGCTTTGGGTCGAGTATTGCATTTCTTGAAGACCACAAAGGTTAAGGATATGATGGAGGAGTCATGTGAGCATGATCCATGTGAGCATCTTCAAGTTTTGTGGGAGGAGGTTGAGGCCTTCAGATTTGACTTGAGTTGGCTGGAGCCTTTTGTTCAATCAGCTTTGGGAATCAAGAAGTTTGGGGAGAGAGAAGGAGTATTGAAGAAACTCAGAGATGATGTCGATGCTTTGGATACTGAAATTAAGGGGTTAAGGGAGAGGCTAGCTGTTGTTGAGGTAGCTCACAGGGTTGCAAAAAGAGACCTGACAAAGGCAGAGGAAAGCTTCAGCGAGGCATATATGAACAGCAAGCTTGGTTATGGGAGGCATTAG
- the LOC101296030 gene encoding uncharacterized protein LOC101296030 isoform 3, translating into MYLNVADASMLPSGWTRYADFTLTVVNQFNSDKSITIDTQHQFSAKKSDWGFTSFMPLSELYDPNEGYIVDDVCIVEAEVAVSKADIKALKDQETAFLEQELQSQSSDVESVKYSDASTAHTSLCSEKMLGFHDALIPRPIQTNVDSPQAPRLKIKPRSDEVLPYQETDSPVGPPIVDESDEAPSSPVDELIDFRGLGKIDKTFVPLLEEVCLWHPSLISCQRKRSRMFSEWAFTALGRVLHFLKTTKVKDMMEESCEHDPCEHLQVLWEEVEAFRFDLSWLEPFVQSALGIKKFGEREGVLKKLRDDVDALDTEIKGLRERLAVVEVAHRVAKRDLTKAEESFSEAYMNSKLGYGRH; encoded by the exons ATGTACTTGAATGTCGCAGATGCTTCAATGTTACCATCTGGGTGGACTAGATATGCCGACTTCACCTTGACTGTCGTTAATCAATTTAACAGCGACAAGTCTATAACAATAG ACACTCAGCATCAGTTTAGTGCAAAGAAAAGTGATTGGGGCTTCACATCCTTCATGCCTCTAAGTGAGCTCTATGACCCGAATGAAGGGTATATTGTGGATGACGTATGTATTGTCGAAGCTGAGGTTGCAGTCAGTAAAGCTGACATTAAGGCTCTAAAAGACCAAGAAACTGCCTTTCTTGAGCAGGAACTTCAAAGTCAGTCTTCAGATGTGGAGTCTGTGAAATATTCAGATGCTTCAACAGCACATACATCACTTTGTTCTGAAAAGATGCTTGGTTTTCACGATGCACTAATTCCTCGCCCTATTCAGACAAACGTTGATTCTCCACAAGCTCCACGCTTGAAAATAAAACCAAGATCTGATGAAGTGCTTCCTTACCAGGAGACTGATAGCCCAGTTGGCCCTCCCATAGTTGATGAAAGCGATGAAGCTCCTTCCTCCCCAGTTGATGAGCTCATAGATTTCAGGGGGTTAGGGAAAATAGATAAAACTTTTGTTCCACTGCTGGAAGAAGTCTGTTTGTGGCATCCTTCGTTGATTAGCTGCCAGAGGAAAAGAAGTCGCATGTTTAGTGAATGGGCATTCACAGCTTTGGGTCGAGTATTGCATTTCTTGAAGACCACAAAGGTTAAGGATATGATGGAGGAGTCATGTGAGCATGATCCATGTGAGCATCTTCAAGTTTTGTGGGAGGAGGTTGAGGCCTTCAGATTTGACTTGAGTTGGCTGGAGCCTTTTGTTCAATCAGCTTTGGGAATCAAGAAGTTTGGGGAGAGAGAAGGAGTATTGAAGAAACTCAGAGATGATGTCGATGCTTTGGATACTGAAATTAAGGGGTTAAGGGAGAGGCTAGCTGTTGTTGAGGTAGCTCACAGGGTTGCAAAAAGAGACCTGACAAAGGCAGAGGAAAGCTTCAGCGAGGCATATATGAACAGCAAGCTTGGTTATGGGAGGCATTAG
- the LOC101296707 gene encoding uncharacterized protein LOC101296707, with the protein MENQKEGHELISMTYTWTIDNFSKLKTRKHYSDGFVVGDFKWRIVVYPKGSNGRQFLSMYLNVADASKLPSGWSRYAEFTLTVVNQFNSDKSITIDTQHQFSAKKSDWGFTSFMPLNELYDQNEGYIVDDICIVEAEVAVSKADIKVLKDQETAFLEQELQSQSSDVDSVKYSDVSTTHTSLCYEQMLALHNSLIPDPVQTNVDSPQAPSLKIIPRSDEVLPYQETDSPVGPPIVEESILDESDDVPSTPVGELIDFRGLGKIDKAFVPLLEEVCLWHPSLISCQRKRSRMFSEWAFTALGRVLHFLNTTKVRDMMEDSCEHDPCEHLQVLWEEVEAFKFDLSWLQPFVQSALGMKKFGEREGVLKKLGEDVDALETEMRGLRERLAVAEVAHRLAKGDLEIAEESFGEANMNSKLGYGRH; encoded by the exons ATGGAAAACCAGAAAGAAGGTCATGAGCTTATATCCATGACATACACCTGGACGATCGACAACTTCTCTAAGCTCAAAACCCGCAAACACTACTCTGATGGTTTCGTCGTTGGCGATTTCAAATG GCGGATCGTGGTGTATCCAAAGGGCAGCAATGGGAGGCAATTCTTGTCCATGTACTTGAATGTTGCAGATGCTTCCAAGTTACCATCTGGGTGGAGTAGATATGCCGAGTTCACCTTGACTGTCGTTAATCAATTTAACAGCGACAAATCCATAACCATAG ACACTCAGCATCAGTTTAGTGCAAAGAAAAGTGATTGGGGCTTCACATCATTCATGCCTCTAAATGAGCTTTATGACCAGAATGAAGGTTATATTGTGGATGACATATGTATTGTCGAAGCTGAGGTTGCAGTCAGTAAAGCTGACATTAAGGTTCTAAAAGATCAAGAAACTGCCTTTCTCGAGCAGGAACTTCAAAGTCAGTCTTCAGACGTGGATTCTGTGAAATATTCTGACGTTTCGACAACACATACATCACTTTGTTATGAACAGATGCTTGCTTTACATAATTCACTAATTCCTGACCCTGTTCAGACAAATGTTGATTCTCCGCAAGCTCCAAGCCTGAAAATAATACCAAGATCTGATGAAGTGCTTCCTTACCAGGAGACTGATAGCCCAGTTGGCCCTCCCATAGTCGAGGAAAGCATACTTGACGAAAGTGATGATGTTCCCTCCACCCCAGTTGGTGAGCTCATAGATTTCAGGGGGTTAGGGAAAATAGATAAAGCTTTTGTTCCACTGCTGGAAGAAGTCTGTTTGTGGCATCCTTCGTTGATTAGCTGCCAGAGGAAAAGAAGTCGTATGTTTAGTGAATGGGCATTCACAGCTTTGGGTCGAGTATTGCATTTCTTGAACACCACAAAGGTTAGGGATATGATGGAGGATTCATGTGAGCACGATCCTTGTGAGCATCTTCAAGTTTTATGGGAGGAGGTTGAGGCCTTCAAATTTGACTTGAGTTGGCTGCAGCCTTTTGTTCAATCAGCTTTGGGAATGAAGAAGTTTGGGGAGAGGGAAGGAGTATTGAAGAAACTCGGAGAGGATGTTGATGCTTTAGAGACTGAAATGAGGGGGTTGAGGGAGAGGCTAGCTGTTGCGGAGGTAGCTCACAGGCTTGCAAAAGGAGACCTGGAAATAGCAGAGGAAAGCTTTGGCGAGGCAAATATGAATAGCAAGCTTGGTTATGGGAGGCATTAG